A single Streptomyces mirabilis DNA region contains:
- a CDS encoding peptidoglycan-binding protein, with the protein METPVFEEFDPASDCDCPGCEHWRRVIPPSALPGPVGHPAARGALLLAAAAGTVLAAGQSVPAVAAAHGPARPGDPRGDEPTPQGDKAPLHGVDGGPAGPARPGVGGELPATTRAAIINRAKKWVASRVPYSMSEYWADGYRQDCSGFVSMAWNLPGNEGTGSLNTFGVRISRDQLQPGDILLFHNPADPEKGSHVVLFGGWSDYTHTYYLAYEQTRPHTRGQSTPYAYWTNSDRYVPYRYKGLAEGKSGAAASAPGVTSSRYPGRSFFGPGADNPHVTRLGRLLVERGADRFYSAGSGSSWSDADRRATQAFQWAQGWRGTDADGLPGPQTWSYLVGRKGRDISATGRPAPGAPSVGGPGTKGFSAPSVPAAPAAAPSVPTNPSVSSIPSAASVPSVPGYPGRGLFRPGADNEFVTRLGEQLVKKGFGKYYTSGPGPRWGEADRRGVEAFQRAQGWRGGAADGCPGPETWRRLFL; encoded by the coding sequence ATGGAGACTCCGGTGTTCGAGGAATTCGATCCCGCGAGCGATTGCGATTGCCCCGGATGCGAGCACTGGCGGCGCGTCATTCCCCCTTCCGCACTGCCCGGGCCCGTGGGACACCCGGCGGCGCGGGGCGCGCTGCTGCTGGCCGCGGCGGCGGGCACCGTCCTCGCCGCGGGCCAGTCGGTGCCGGCCGTGGCCGCGGCGCACGGACCCGCCCGGCCGGGCGACCCCCGAGGTGACGAGCCCACCCCGCAGGGTGACAAGGCCCCGCTGCACGGCGTGGACGGGGGCCCGGCGGGGCCCGCGAGGCCCGGGGTCGGGGGCGAGCTCCCCGCGACCACCCGGGCGGCGATCATCAACCGGGCCAAGAAGTGGGTCGCCTCGCGGGTGCCGTACAGCATGTCCGAGTACTGGGCCGACGGATACCGGCAGGACTGTTCGGGCTTTGTCTCGATGGCCTGGAACCTGCCGGGAAACGAGGGGACGGGCAGTCTCAACACGTTCGGCGTACGCATTTCGCGCGACCAGTTGCAGCCCGGCGACATACTCCTCTTCCACAATCCGGCGGATCCCGAGAAAGGCTCGCACGTCGTTCTTTTCGGCGGCTGGTCGGACTACACCCACACGTATTACCTCGCCTATGAACAGACGCGCCCGCACACCCGCGGGCAGTCCACTCCGTACGCCTACTGGACCAACTCGGACCGCTATGTGCCCTACCGCTACAAGGGGCTGGCCGAGGGGAAGAGCGGCGCGGCCGCCTCGGCGCCGGGGGTCACGAGCAGCCGCTACCCGGGCCGGTCCTTCTTCGGCCCCGGCGCGGACAACCCTCACGTCACCCGGCTGGGCCGGCTCCTCGTGGAACGCGGCGCGGACCGCTTCTACTCGGCCGGATCCGGATCGAGCTGGTCGGACGCGGACCGGCGGGCCACCCAGGCGTTCCAGTGGGCGCAGGGCTGGCGCGGCACGGACGCGGACGGGCTGCCGGGGCCGCAGACCTGGTCCTACCTGGTGGGGAGGAAGGGCAGGGACATTTCGGCGACGGGGAGGCCCGCGCCGGGGGCCCCGTCGGTGGGCGGACCGGGGACGAAGGGGTTCTCGGCCCCGTCCGTGCCCGCCGCCCCCGCCGCCGCCCCCTCCGTCCCGACCAATCCGTCCGTGTCGTCTATTCCGTCCGCGGCGTCCGTGCCGTCCGTGCCCGGCTATCCGGGGCGCGGGCTGTTCCGGCCGGGCGCCGACAACGAGTTCGTCACCCGGCTCGGGGAGCAACTCGTCAAGAAGGGGTTCGGCAAGTACTACACGTCGGGTCCGGGGCCGCGCTGGGGCGAGGCGGACCGGCGGGGCGTCGAGGCGTTCCAGCGGGCGCAGGGCTGGCGCGGCGGCGCGGCGGACGGCTGTCCGGGGCCGGAGACCTGGCGCCGGCTCTTCTTGTGA
- a CDS encoding lytic polysaccharide monooxygenase auxiliary activity family 9 protein — protein MRIRTTGTHATRVRTTRKAKVYAAVVGLATAGTFVLSTGGADAHGYTDQPLSRQKLCAANGGSVANCGDIQWEPQSVEGPKGFPAAGPADGQICSANHTNFGQLDQPKTPSGAAWPTTKVTGGQSYTFRWQFTAVHATTDFKYFVTKSGWNQNHALTRADLNTTPFLTVPYNGQRPPSTFSHTGTLPSGLSGHHVILGVWTIADTANAFYSCADVTF, from the coding sequence ATGCGCATACGGACGACCGGGACCCATGCGACAAGGGTCCGTACCACCAGGAAAGCCAAGGTGTACGCCGCTGTCGTGGGCCTCGCCACGGCGGGCACGTTCGTGCTCTCCACCGGCGGAGCCGACGCCCACGGCTACACCGACCAGCCCCTCAGCCGGCAGAAGTTGTGCGCCGCCAACGGGGGCAGCGTTGCCAACTGCGGCGACATCCAGTGGGAGCCCCAGAGCGTCGAGGGCCCGAAGGGCTTCCCGGCGGCGGGTCCCGCGGACGGTCAGATCTGTTCCGCGAACCACACCAACTTCGGCCAGCTCGACCAGCCCAAGACCCCCTCGGGTGCGGCCTGGCCGACGACCAAGGTCACCGGCGGGCAGAGCTACACCTTCCGCTGGCAGTTCACGGCCGTGCACGCCACGACCGACTTCAAGTACTTCGTCACCAAGTCCGGCTGGAACCAGAACCACGCACTGACCAGGGCGGACCTGAACACCACCCCGTTCCTGACCGTCCCGTACAACGGGCAGCGCCCGCCGTCCACGTTCAGTCACACCGGCACGCTGCCCTCCGGACTGAGCGGTCACCATGTCATCCTCGGCGTGTGGACGATCGCCGACACCGCGAACGCGTTCTACTCGTGCGCGGACGTCACGTTCTGA
- a CDS encoding SPFH domain-containing protein, giving the protein MSTTTSPTPESGGTPEGGASRSARLIHNEATTEIPVHLLFRDDPEPVSVPLSPAVVGRRRGTGEQPRIRRPMLGRAPRPVPEVDPELVERPARVLPGVAGVLAGACGVAGCVLTTWWSGVLPHSAGRVIGLPWYAGAGLGPAQWAAYAGAGALGLFGFGGLSRGRTGRAWVLGLFGRYRGTVRRTGLLWINPMVLRRRVDVRLRHWRSEPMSVVDANGVALRVVVLVVWRVKDTARAVLGVEDHETYLRECVEAAMSRMLSQLPAEAPPAVIKDVATLRNTDAVGEVLTGMIAADTAPVGLEVFSAQPTRIEYAPEVAAVMQRRRIATLDAQHRDTVLTSVVDSVEDTVTRLTMRGLVELDDYERKALVKDLTVAFYTGRREASP; this is encoded by the coding sequence ATGAGTACGACGACTTCACCCACCCCGGAGTCCGGGGGAACGCCGGAGGGCGGCGCTTCCCGGTCCGCCCGGCTCATCCACAACGAGGCGACCACCGAGATCCCCGTCCATCTGCTCTTCCGGGACGACCCCGAACCGGTGTCCGTGCCGCTCTCGCCCGCCGTGGTGGGGCGGCGGCGCGGCACGGGCGAACAGCCCCGGATCCGGCGTCCCATGCTGGGCCGGGCCCCGCGCCCGGTGCCGGAGGTCGACCCCGAACTGGTGGAGCGCCCCGCACGGGTGCTGCCCGGAGTGGCGGGTGTGCTGGCCGGGGCCTGCGGGGTGGCCGGATGTGTACTCACCACCTGGTGGTCGGGTGTGCTTCCGCACAGTGCGGGGAGGGTGATCGGGCTGCCCTGGTACGCGGGCGCCGGTCTCGGCCCCGCGCAGTGGGCCGCGTACGCCGGGGCCGGCGCGCTCGGACTGTTCGGGTTCGGCGGGCTCTCCCGCGGCCGGACCGGGCGGGCCTGGGTGCTCGGCCTCTTCGGCCGCTACCGGGGCACGGTCCGGCGCACCGGGCTGTTGTGGATCAACCCGATGGTGCTGCGGCGCCGGGTCGACGTACGGCTGCGGCACTGGCGCAGTGAGCCGATGTCGGTGGTCGACGCGAACGGGGTCGCGCTGCGGGTGGTGGTGCTCGTGGTGTGGCGGGTCAAGGACACCGCGCGGGCCGTGCTCGGCGTCGAGGACCACGAGACGTATCTGCGCGAGTGCGTGGAGGCGGCGATGTCGAGGATGCTCTCGCAGCTGCCGGCCGAGGCGCCGCCCGCCGTCATCAAGGACGTGGCGACTCTGCGCAACACGGACGCGGTCGGCGAGGTGCTCACCGGGATGATCGCCGCGGACACCGCGCCGGTCGGCCTGGAGGTGTTCTCGGCGCAGCCGACCCGGATCGAGTACGCCCCCGAGGTCGCGGCCGTGATGCAGCGCCGCCGGATCGCGACCCTGGACGCCCAGCACCGCGACACCGTGCTCACCTCCGTCGTCGACTCCGTCGAGGACACGGTGACCCGGTTGACCATGCGCGGGCTGGTCGAACTCGACGACTACGAGCGCAAGGCACTGGTGAAGGACCTGACGGTGGCGTTCTACACGGGGCGCAGGGAGGCCTCGCCGTGA
- a CDS encoding DUF3592 domain-containing protein, producing the protein MDVFFYAVPGLIMAVAISMAVAVIRRSLDMNRAWSSGLTAEARCLRSFTTTSGGGGDTSVSTTLHHVYEFMARDGRTVRFEEKNGPATIIEGDIVTVHYVAERPEKATARTPSRGKLAAGTVGILIFCTVIILFCIGFMVGVHGFFSMDDSSGGDGFEGTDLPF; encoded by the coding sequence GTGGACGTGTTCTTCTATGCCGTGCCAGGACTGATCATGGCCGTTGCCATATCCATGGCGGTCGCGGTGATCCGCCGCTCACTGGACATGAACCGGGCTTGGAGCAGCGGGCTGACCGCCGAGGCGCGCTGTTTGCGGTCCTTCACGACGACCAGCGGTGGCGGGGGCGACACCTCTGTGAGTACGACCCTGCACCACGTGTACGAGTTCATGGCGCGCGACGGCCGCACGGTCCGCTTCGAGGAGAAGAATGGCCCGGCGACGATCATCGAGGGCGACATCGTCACCGTCCACTACGTCGCCGAGCGCCCGGAGAAGGCCACGGCTCGCACGCCGAGCCGGGGCAAGCTGGCTGCGGGAACCGTGGGCATCTTGATCTTTTGTACGGTGATCATCCTCTTCTGCATCGGCTTCATGGTGGGTGTCCACGGGTTCTTCTCGATGGACGACTCGTCCGGCGGAGACGGCTTCGAAGGCACGGACCTCCCCTTCTGA